From Caulobacter segnis, a single genomic window includes:
- a CDS encoding phasin family protein has translation MAAAETVKTTVEQFTTASNQAFKDGVEKSLAALAEANTHSKKNLEAVVASVTAATKGAEALGAQTFAYGKKAAEDQVAAAKSLAAAKSVQEAVELQTAWAKSALEAYIAQVSKASEIVSASIKDSVKPLNERVSAAVEKFQAAR, from the coding sequence ATGGCCGCCGCCGAAACCGTCAAGACCACCGTCGAGCAATTCACGACCGCCTCGAACCAAGCGTTCAAGGACGGCGTCGAGAAGTCCCTGGCCGCCCTGGCCGAAGCCAACACCCACTCGAAGAAGAACCTGGAAGCCGTCGTCGCCTCGGTGACCGCCGCCACCAAGGGCGCCGAAGCCCTGGGCGCCCAGACCTTTGCCTACGGCAAGAAGGCCGCGGAAGATCAAGTCGCCGCCGCAAAGTCGCTGGCCGCCGCCAAGAGCGTCCAGGAAGCCGTCGAACTGCAGACCGCCTGGGCCAAGTCGGCCCTGGAAGCCTACATCGCCCAGGTCAGCAAGGCCTCGGAGATCGTCTCGGCCTCGATCAAGGACTCGGTGAAGCCGCTGAACGAACGCGTCAGCGCCGCCGTCGAGAAGTTCCAAGCCGCTCGCTAA
- a CDS encoding RidA family protein, whose amino-acid sequence MSKVDERLKAIGVELPQPVAPVANYVPFVRSGNLVHISGQISIAPDGGIKGTVGVDVDLEIAQKAARLCGVNLLAQMKAACDGDLDRVVRVVKLGGFVQAGPDFIDIPKVVNGCSDLMVEVLGEAGRHARSAVGVYKLPLGFAVEVDAVVEIA is encoded by the coding sequence ATGTCGAAGGTCGATGAACGCCTGAAGGCGATTGGTGTCGAGCTGCCCCAGCCGGTGGCGCCGGTGGCCAACTACGTGCCCTTCGTCCGCTCCGGCAACCTCGTGCACATCTCCGGCCAGATCTCGATCGCGCCCGACGGCGGGATCAAGGGAACGGTCGGCGTCGACGTCGACCTGGAGATCGCCCAGAAGGCCGCGCGCCTGTGTGGCGTCAATCTGCTGGCCCAGATGAAGGCCGCCTGCGACGGCGACCTGGACCGCGTGGTCCGCGTCGTGAAGCTGGGCGGCTTCGTCCAGGCCGGGCCGGACTTCATCGACATCCCCAAGGTCGTCAACGGGTGCTCGGACCTGATGGTCGAGGTGCTGGGCGAGGCCGGTCGCCACGCCCGCTCGGCGGTGGGCGTCTACAAGCTGCCCCTCGGCTTCGCGGTCGAGGTGGACGCGGTGGTGGAGATCGCCTGA
- the clpS gene encoding ATP-dependent Clp protease adapter ClpS — protein sequence MAERKQGGQSNGAGSSVVTEVKPKTQKPSLYRVLILNDDYTPMEFVVYVLERFFNKSREDATRIMLHVHQNGVGVCGVYTYEVAETKVAQVIDSARRHQHPLQCTMEKD from the coding sequence ATGGCCGAGCGGAAGCAAGGCGGACAAAGCAACGGCGCTGGGTCGTCGGTCGTCACGGAAGTGAAGCCGAAGACGCAGAAGCCCTCGCTTTATCGAGTTCTGATTCTCAACGACGACTACACTCCGATGGAGTTCGTGGTCTACGTTCTCGAACGGTTCTTCAACAAGTCGCGTGAAGACGCTACTCGCATCATGCTGCACGTTCACCAGAATGGTGTCGGCGTCTGCGGTGTCTACACATACGAAGTCGCAGAAACCAAGGTCGCGCAAGTCATCGACTCGGCGCGACGCCATCAGCACCCCCTGCAGTGCACCATGGAAAAGGACTGA
- a CDS encoding D-alanyl-D-alanine carboxypeptidase family protein produces the protein MFAKLISARSFLAAAGLALSCMVGALAPTTASAAIPYLQLNASEPKYAAIVIDANSGEVLYDKRADSPRYPASVTKVMTLYLTFEALSEGRLKLTDRVVMSPRAAAQAPTKIGLRPGDSMSVDEAIKSMTVKSANDVAVAMAERLAGSESRFAALMTLRGQELGMRNSRFVNASGLPDSRQISTARDLAILSRAAMRDFPQYYSYFSVKGFTFRGNYIKGHNRLLDSMEGFDGLKTGYTNASGFNLAGSAVRDGRRLIAVVLGGPSTAWRDNNMEDLLLTGFDVMKRRSRGERTSIAANIYEDDPSGPIERPSVEQGDGDQAGLRIVLTENPRNPGPVKVSPTMRGAQEAAKAKPAAKKAKGEWGVQVGAFKSKSLANDQLKLVRGRFAKVVAEAEAAVEGAGGTFRAQFQGMTSDAARSACSALKAKRVPCMVLQP, from the coding sequence ATGTTCGCCAAGCTTATTTCCGCCCGCTCCTTCCTCGCCGCAGCCGGCCTGGCGCTGTCTTGCATGGTCGGCGCGCTCGCCCCGACCACCGCCTCGGCCGCCATACCCTATCTGCAGCTGAACGCCTCGGAGCCGAAGTACGCGGCGATCGTCATCGACGCCAATTCGGGCGAAGTCCTTTACGACAAAAGGGCCGACAGCCCTCGCTACCCCGCCTCGGTCACCAAGGTGATGACCCTGTACCTGACCTTCGAGGCGCTCAGCGAAGGCCGGCTGAAACTGACCGACCGGGTCGTCATGTCGCCCCGCGCGGCGGCCCAGGCCCCGACCAAGATCGGCCTGCGCCCCGGCGACAGCATGAGTGTCGACGAGGCCATCAAGTCCATGACGGTCAAGTCCGCCAACGACGTCGCCGTGGCCATGGCCGAGCGACTCGCCGGCAGCGAGTCGCGATTCGCCGCCCTGATGACCCTGCGCGGTCAGGAGCTGGGCATGCGCAACAGCCGCTTCGTGAACGCCTCGGGCCTGCCCGACAGCCGCCAGATCTCAACGGCCCGCGACCTGGCCATCCTGTCGCGCGCCGCCATGCGCGACTTCCCGCAGTACTACAGCTACTTCTCGGTGAAGGGCTTCACCTTCCGGGGCAACTACATCAAGGGCCACAACCGCCTGCTGGACAGCATGGAAGGGTTCGACGGCCTGAAGACCGGCTACACCAACGCATCGGGCTTCAACCTAGCGGGCTCGGCCGTGCGTGACGGCCGTCGCTTGATCGCCGTGGTCCTGGGCGGCCCGTCGACCGCCTGGCGCGACAACAACATGGAAGACCTGCTGCTGACCGGCTTCGACGTGATGAAGCGTCGTTCGCGCGGCGAGCGCACCTCGATCGCCGCCAATATTTACGAGGACGATCCCTCGGGCCCGATCGAGCGTCCGTCGGTCGAGCAAGGCGACGGCGACCAGGCCGGCCTGCGCATCGTCCTGACCGAGAACCCGCGCAATCCGGGCCCGGTGAAGGTCTCGCCGACGATGCGCGGCGCCCAGGAAGCCGCCAAGGCCAAGCCTGCCGCCAAGAAGGCGAAGGGCGAATGGGGCGTGCAGGTCGGCGCCTTCAAGTCCAAGTCGCTGGCCAACGATCAGCTGAAGCTGGTGCGCGGTCGCTTCGCCAAGGTCGTGGCCGAGGCCGAGGCCGCCGTGGAAGGCGCCGGCGGCACGTTCCGCGCCCAGTTCCAGGGCATGACCTCTGACGCCGCCCGTAGCGCCTGCTCGGCCCTGAAGGCCAAGCGCGTGCCCTGCATGGTGCTCCAGCCCTAA
- a CDS encoding BLUF domain-containing protein, which yields MSQDDKGRGRLRRLIYASRFTGAERAFDEVLRAIIAKSIQNNRLDDITGFLVVAEGRFLQWLEGPETALEETFARIARDQRHADLRTLADGPADHRRFRDWNMGQHRLGRIDQPLLSEVGLDVFNPAGLDAERAECLLVRVGGRYLRG from the coding sequence ATGAGCCAGGACGACAAAGGCCGGGGCCGCCTGCGAAGGCTGATCTACGCCAGTCGCTTCACGGGCGCCGAGCGAGCGTTCGACGAGGTGCTGCGCGCGATCATCGCCAAGTCGATCCAGAACAATCGGCTGGACGACATCACGGGCTTCCTAGTGGTGGCGGAGGGACGGTTCCTGCAGTGGCTGGAGGGGCCGGAGACTGCTCTTGAAGAGACCTTCGCTCGGATCGCGCGGGACCAGCGCCACGCCGACCTGCGGACCCTCGCCGACGGTCCGGCCGATCACCGCCGCTTCCGTGACTGGAACATGGGCCAGCATCGCCTGGGGCGTATCGATCAACCTCTGTTGTCAGAGGTAGGGCTGGACGTCTTCAACCCCGCCGGTTTGGACGCCGAACGGGCGGAATGTCTGCTGGTGCGCGTTGGTGGGCGGTATCTGCGGGGCTAA
- a CDS encoding aminotransferase-like domain-containing protein: MTTQDTDRAAEWAARFSDRMSRVRASEIRELLKLLDQPDILSFAGGIPDPGLFPAEQIQAGYDAILADPALSRQALQYSVSEGYLPLRQWIAERMSRDGMPCEPHNIMLTAGSQQALDLVGKLFISPGDTVVVARPTYLGALQAFNGYEPAYRDLPEDALRDPAAADLPHGALGYFVPDFANPTGVSLTLEERQAVLALADRLDMTLVEDAAYRELRFVGETTPTLLSLDIARSGGIDNARTLFLGTLSKTLSPALRIGWVCGPKAVIEKLVLLKQGADLHVSTINQMVAHRAVSEGYDQHLHRLRGAYGHKARVILAALERSMPKGVTWSHPEGGMFVWVDLPEGIDGAALLARAIAEERVAFVPGAPFFAEVQTPNAIRLSYSLPTDEQIEEGVARMARLISKVISEA; encoded by the coding sequence ATGACCACCCAAGACACCGACCGCGCCGCCGAATGGGCCGCGCGCTTCAGCGACCGCATGAGCCGCGTCCGCGCCAGCGAGATCCGCGAGCTGCTCAAGCTGCTGGACCAGCCCGACATCCTGTCGTTCGCCGGCGGCATCCCCGATCCTGGCCTGTTCCCGGCCGAGCAGATCCAGGCCGGTTACGACGCCATTCTGGCCGATCCGGCCCTGTCACGGCAGGCGCTGCAATATTCGGTCAGCGAAGGCTATCTACCGCTGCGCCAGTGGATCGCCGAGCGGATGAGCCGCGACGGCATGCCGTGCGAGCCGCACAACATCATGCTGACCGCCGGCTCGCAGCAGGCGCTGGACCTGGTCGGCAAGCTGTTCATCAGCCCCGGCGACACGGTCGTGGTGGCGCGACCGACCTATCTGGGCGCGCTGCAGGCCTTCAACGGCTACGAGCCCGCCTATCGCGACCTGCCGGAGGATGCGCTGCGGGATCCGGCGGCCGCCGACCTTCCGCACGGCGCGCTGGGCTATTTCGTGCCCGACTTCGCCAATCCGACCGGCGTTAGCCTGACCCTGGAGGAGCGCCAGGCCGTGCTGGCCCTGGCCGACCGTCTGGACATGACCCTGGTCGAGGATGCGGCCTATCGCGAACTGCGGTTCGTGGGCGAGACGACGCCGACCCTGCTGTCGCTGGACATCGCCCGCTCGGGCGGCATCGACAACGCCCGCACCCTGTTCCTGGGCACCCTGTCCAAGACCCTGTCGCCGGCCCTGCGCATCGGCTGGGTCTGCGGGCCCAAGGCGGTGATCGAGAAGTTGGTCCTGCTGAAGCAAGGCGCTGACCTGCACGTCTCGACGATCAACCAGATGGTCGCCCACCGCGCCGTCTCGGAAGGCTATGACCAGCACCTGCACCGTCTGCGTGGCGCCTATGGCCACAAGGCGCGGGTGATCCTGGCGGCGCTGGAGCGGAGCATGCCCAAGGGCGTGACCTGGTCGCATCCGGAAGGCGGCATGTTCGTCTGGGTCGACCTGCCGGAAGGGATTGATGGCGCGGCGCTGTTGGCGCGGGCCATCGCCGAGGAGCGCGTGGCCTTCGTGCCCGGCGCGCCGTTCTTCGCCGAGGTCCAGACGCCCAACGCCATCCGCCTCAGCTACTCGCTGCCCACCGACGAGCAGATCGAGGAAGGCGTGGCGCGAATGGCGCGGCTGATCTCGAAAGTGATCTCGGAAGCCTAG
- a CDS encoding HIT family protein, with amino-acid sequence MSLDGRYDADNIFAKIVRGEIPSVKVFEDDKVLAFMDVFPQSRGHALVISKVSQARNILEVETDVLADLGAATQKLTRAVVAALKPDGVVVTQFNGAPAGQTIFHLHFHVIPRYEGQDLGRHGEGGMADVEELKALAAKISAAL; translated from the coding sequence ATGAGCCTCGACGGACGCTACGACGCCGACAACATCTTCGCCAAGATCGTCCGGGGCGAGATCCCCAGCGTGAAGGTGTTCGAGGACGACAAGGTCCTGGCCTTCATGGACGTCTTCCCGCAGTCGCGCGGCCACGCCCTGGTGATCTCCAAGGTCAGCCAGGCGCGAAATATCCTGGAGGTCGAGACCGACGTGCTGGCGGACCTCGGGGCCGCGACGCAGAAGCTGACGCGTGCGGTGGTCGCGGCCCTGAAGCCGGATGGCGTGGTCGTCACCCAGTTCAACGGCGCCCCGGCCGGCCAGACGATCTTCCACCTGCACTTCCACGTCATCCCCCGCTACGAGGGTCAGGACCTGGGCCGTCACGGCGAGGGGGGCATGGCCGATGTCGAGGAACTCAAGGCCCTGGCGGCGAAGATCTCGGCGGCGCTGTAG
- the clpA gene encoding ATP-dependent Clp protease ATP-binding subunit ClpA — MPSFSRPLEESLHRAVAYANQRKHEYATLEHLLLSLTDDEDAAGVMRACDVDLAALKKSLSNYLDVELSSLVVDDDEDAKPTAGFQRVIQRAVIHVQSSGREEVTGANVLVAIFSERESHAAYFLQEQDMTRYDAVNFIAHGIAKKAGASEAKSVKGASAGSNQTEDDGEKPNTKTGGEALEAYCVDLNEKARQGKVDPLIGRANEVERAIQILCRRTKNNPLLVGDPGVGKTAIAEGLARKIVTHQVPEVLEGATIYSLDMGALLAGTRYRGDFEERVKQVVKELENHPNAVLFIDEIHTVIGAGATSGGAMDASNLLKPALASGSLRCMGSTTYKEFRQHFEKDRALVRRFQKIDVNEPTVEDTIKILKGLKTYYEDFHKLKYTAEALKVAVELSAKYITDRKLPDKAIDVIDEAGASQMLLPESRRKKTIGVKEIESVVAKIARIPPKSVSKSDTEALKELETDLKRAVFGQDEALNQLSAAMKLARAGLREPNKPIGSYLFSGPTGVGKTEAAKQLAQTLGIEMLRFDMSEYMERHTVSRLIGAPPGYVGFDQGGQLTDAVDQHPHAVVLLDEIEKAHGDVYNILLQVMDNGALTDSNGKKVDFRNVVLIMTTNAGASDAQRNSIGFGRSKVEGEEEAALKRLFTPEFRNRLDAVVAFKPLTPEIIRQVVQKFVMQLEAQLADRNITIELSDDAADWLAKNGFDELYGARPLARVIQEHIKKPLADDILFGRLVRGGHVKVVLENGKIEFEIESNGGDAKPKADEAEPEMAQ; from the coding sequence TTGCCCTCTTTTTCGCGCCCCCTGGAAGAGTCCCTGCATCGCGCCGTCGCGTACGCCAACCAGCGTAAGCACGAGTACGCCACGCTGGAGCACCTTCTGCTCTCCCTGACCGACGACGAGGACGCCGCCGGAGTTATGCGCGCGTGTGACGTCGATCTCGCCGCGCTGAAGAAGAGCCTCTCGAACTATCTCGACGTCGAACTGTCCTCGCTGGTCGTGGACGACGACGAGGACGCCAAGCCGACAGCCGGCTTCCAGCGCGTGATCCAGCGCGCGGTGATCCACGTCCAGTCGTCGGGCCGTGAGGAAGTGACCGGCGCCAATGTTCTGGTCGCCATCTTCTCCGAACGCGAGAGCCACGCCGCCTACTTCCTGCAAGAGCAGGACATGACGCGGTACGACGCGGTCAACTTCATCGCCCACGGCATCGCCAAGAAGGCCGGCGCCTCGGAAGCCAAGAGCGTCAAGGGCGCCAGCGCCGGCTCGAACCAGACCGAGGACGACGGCGAGAAGCCGAACACCAAGACGGGCGGCGAGGCTCTCGAGGCCTATTGCGTCGACCTCAATGAAAAGGCCCGCCAGGGCAAGGTCGACCCGCTGATCGGCCGCGCGAACGAAGTGGAACGCGCGATCCAGATCCTGTGCCGTCGCACCAAGAACAACCCGCTGCTGGTGGGCGACCCGGGCGTCGGCAAGACCGCCATCGCCGAGGGCCTGGCCCGCAAGATCGTCACGCACCAGGTCCCCGAGGTCCTGGAAGGCGCCACCATCTACTCGCTCGACATGGGCGCGCTGCTGGCCGGCACCCGCTATCGCGGCGACTTCGAGGAACGCGTCAAGCAGGTGGTGAAGGAACTCGAAAACCACCCGAACGCGGTGCTGTTCATCGACGAGATCCACACCGTGATCGGCGCCGGCGCGACCAGCGGCGGGGCTATGGACGCTTCGAATCTCTTGAAGCCCGCGCTGGCCTCCGGCTCGCTGCGTTGCATGGGTTCGACCACCTACAAGGAGTTCCGCCAGCACTTCGAGAAGGACCGGGCCCTGGTCCGTCGCTTCCAAAAGATCGACGTGAACGAGCCGACGGTGGAAGACACCATCAAGATCCTCAAGGGCCTGAAGACCTATTACGAGGACTTCCACAAGCTGAAGTACACCGCCGAAGCCCTGAAGGTCGCGGTGGAGCTGTCGGCCAAGTACATCACCGACCGCAAGCTGCCGGATAAGGCGATCGACGTGATCGACGAGGCCGGCGCCAGCCAGATGCTGCTGCCGGAAAGCCGCCGCAAGAAGACCATCGGCGTCAAGGAGATCGAAAGCGTCGTCGCCAAGATCGCCCGCATCCCGCCGAAGTCGGTCAGCAAGTCGGACACCGAGGCCCTCAAGGAACTCGAGACCGACCTGAAGCGCGCGGTGTTCGGCCAGGACGAGGCTCTGAACCAGCTGTCGGCCGCCATGAAGCTGGCCCGGGCCGGCCTGCGTGAACCGAACAAGCCGATCGGCTCGTATCTGTTCAGCGGCCCGACCGGCGTCGGCAAGACCGAAGCCGCCAAGCAGCTGGCCCAGACCCTGGGCATCGAGATGCTGCGCTTCGACATGTCGGAGTACATGGAGCGCCATACCGTGAGCCGCCTGATCGGCGCCCCTCCCGGCTATGTCGGCTTCGACCAAGGCGGTCAGCTGACCGACGCGGTCGACCAGCACCCGCACGCCGTCGTCCTGCTCGACGAGATCGAGAAGGCGCACGGGGATGTCTACAACATCCTGCTGCAGGTGATGGACAACGGCGCCCTGACCGACAGCAACGGCAAGAAGGTCGACTTCCGCAACGTGGTCCTGATCATGACCACCAACGCGGGGGCGTCCGACGCCCAGCGCAATTCGATCGGCTTCGGCCGCTCGAAGGTCGAGGGTGAGGAAGAAGCCGCTCTGAAGCGCCTGTTCACGCCGGAGTTCCGCAACCGCCTGGACGCCGTCGTGGCCTTCAAGCCGCTGACGCCGGAGATCATCCGCCAGGTCGTGCAGAAGTTCGTCATGCAGCTGGAGGCCCAACTGGCCGATCGCAACATCACGATCGAGCTCTCCGACGACGCGGCCGACTGGCTGGCCAAGAACGGCTTCGACGAGCTCTACGGCGCCCGTCCGCTGGCCCGGGTCATCCAGGAGCATATCAAGAAGCCCCTGGCCGACGACATCCTGTTCGGACGTCTCGTCCGGGGCGGTCACGTCAAGGTCGTGCTGGAGAACGGCAAGATCGAGTTCGAGATCGAAAGCAACGGCGGCGACGCCAAGCCGAAGGCCGACGAAGCCGAGCCGGAAATGGCTCAGTAA
- a CDS encoding pyridoxamine 5'-phosphate oxidase family protein, whose product MSKEADLAEKFWKALKSDRTVMLGLPDHENGRAQPMTAVIEGDHSGPIWIFSAVDVDLVEAVEGGARDAFIHFADKGHHLFAAVDGNLRIDNDRETIDRLWNPFIAAWFNGKDDPKLRLLRFEPADAQIWLNENSLFAGVKMMLGVDPKTEYKDKVGEVRLQ is encoded by the coding sequence ATGTCCAAGGAAGCCGATCTGGCCGAGAAGTTCTGGAAGGCCCTCAAGTCCGACCGCACCGTGATGCTGGGCCTGCCCGATCACGAGAACGGCCGCGCCCAGCCGATGACAGCGGTCATCGAAGGCGATCACTCGGGTCCGATCTGGATCTTCAGCGCCGTCGACGTCGATCTGGTCGAGGCCGTCGAGGGCGGCGCGCGCGACGCCTTCATCCACTTCGCCGACAAGGGCCACCATCTGTTCGCCGCCGTCGACGGCAACCTGCGGATCGACAACGACCGCGAGACGATCGACCGGCTCTGGAACCCCTTCATCGCCGCCTGGTTCAACGGCAAGGACGATCCCAAGCTGCGCCTGTTGCGCTTCGAGCCGGCCGACGCCCAGATCTGGCTGAACGAGAACAGCCTGTTCGCCGGCGTGAAGATGATGCTCGGGGTCGATCCGAAGACCGAATACAAGGACAAGGTCGGCGAGGTCCGGCTGCAGTAG
- a CDS encoding GNAT family N-acetyltransferase: protein MTPDPIGVQSAVRVHRAIGEIGKAAWDACAGQTGDPFVSYDFLSILEESGCVSARTGWAPHHLTVDDEAGAVAGVMPLYLKSHSQGEYVFDHAWADAYERAGGRYYPKLQCSSPFSPVTGSRLIVRPDVDVDEGRSALLGGALTLCERLGASSLHVTFPVEDEWRWMGERGMLPRQDQQYHWENQGYAAFDDFLAALSANRRKTIRRERRDAQDGLEIVALTGDALTEEHWDAFFAFYMDTGGRKWGRPYLNRRFFSLLHERMADKVLLILARRPGGPWIAGALNLIGRDCLYGRHWGCVEDVPFLHFELCYYQAIEHAIRLGLPRVEAGAQGQHKIARGYLPSAVYSAHWIADPALREPVARYLEREREAVESDIEMLTEEFSPFRHTPDPPRDGG from the coding sequence GTGACGCCAGACCCGATAGGGGTCCAGTCGGCGGTTCGCGTCCACCGCGCGATCGGCGAGATCGGCAAGGCGGCCTGGGACGCTTGCGCGGGCCAGACCGGCGATCCGTTCGTCAGCTACGACTTCCTGTCGATCCTGGAGGAGAGCGGCTGCGTCTCGGCCCGCACAGGGTGGGCGCCGCATCACTTGACGGTCGACGACGAGGCGGGGGCAGTGGCCGGGGTCATGCCCCTCTATCTGAAATCCCACAGCCAGGGCGAATACGTCTTCGACCATGCCTGGGCCGACGCCTATGAGCGGGCCGGCGGGCGATATTATCCCAAGCTGCAGTGCTCTTCGCCGTTCTCGCCGGTGACCGGCTCGCGGTTGATCGTTCGGCCGGATGTCGACGTTGATGAGGGCCGCTCGGCCCTCTTGGGCGGAGCCCTGACCCTGTGCGAGCGCCTCGGCGCCTCGTCGCTGCACGTGACCTTCCCGGTCGAGGACGAGTGGCGCTGGATGGGCGAGCGCGGGATGCTGCCGCGCCAGGACCAGCAGTATCACTGGGAGAACCAGGGCTACGCTGCCTTCGACGACTTCCTGGCGGCCCTGTCGGCCAATCGCCGCAAGACCATCCGCCGCGAGCGCCGCGACGCTCAGGACGGGCTGGAGATCGTCGCGCTCACCGGCGACGCGCTGACCGAGGAACACTGGGACGCGTTCTTCGCCTTCTACATGGACACCGGCGGCCGCAAGTGGGGGCGACCCTATCTGAACCGCCGGTTCTTCTCGCTGCTGCACGAGCGGATGGCCGACAAGGTGTTACTGATCCTGGCGCGCCGGCCGGGCGGGCCCTGGATCGCCGGCGCGCTGAACCTGATCGGCCGGGACTGCCTCTATGGCCGCCACTGGGGCTGCGTCGAGGACGTGCCGTTCCTGCACTTCGAGCTCTGCTACTACCAGGCTATCGAGCACGCGATCCGGCTGGGCCTGCCGCGTGTCGAGGCCGGGGCGCAGGGGCAGCACAAGATCGCCCGCGGCTACCTGCCCAGCGCCGTCTATTCGGCCCATTGGATCGCCGACCCCGCCCTGCGCGAGCCCGTCGCCCGCTACCTGGAGCGCGAGCGCGAGGCGGTTGAAAGCGACATCGAGATGCTGACGGAAGAGTTCTCGCCCTTCCGTCACACGCCGGATCCGCCTCGCGACGGAGGGTAG
- a CDS encoding glycerophosphodiester phosphodiesterase has product MRSRERPSTDVFGEAWERLFDPPVAHRGLWAKDGAPENSLAAFQAACAGGYGIELDVQLTADGEAVVFHDDRLERMTGREGRLRDHTAAELGSYALMGTDETIPTLADTLTMIGHRAMVFIELKTPFGDVGPLERRVTEVLVDHNGPTAVIGFNPYSHAWFADHHPQILRGLDSYGWNDEGARKLAPEMRKSLAALEQVEIARPDFLALGLDMLPSPRADLYRAKGMPIVAWTVRSPDQWEGVRDHCDNLIFEGFTA; this is encoded by the coding sequence ATGCGCTCGCGCGAACGCCCCTCGACCGATGTCTTCGGCGAGGCGTGGGAGCGCCTGTTCGACCCGCCGGTGGCCCACCGTGGCCTCTGGGCCAAGGATGGCGCGCCGGAGAACAGCCTGGCCGCCTTCCAGGCCGCCTGCGCCGGCGGCTACGGCATAGAGCTGGACGTCCAGCTGACCGCCGACGGCGAGGCGGTGGTTTTCCATGACGATCGTCTGGAGCGGATGACCGGCCGGGAAGGACGCCTGCGCGACCACACCGCCGCCGAGCTCGGAAGCTACGCGCTCATGGGCACGGACGAAACCATCCCGACCCTGGCCGACACCCTGACCATGATCGGTCACCGCGCCATGGTCTTCATCGAGCTGAAAACGCCCTTCGGCGATGTCGGCCCGCTGGAAAGGCGGGTGACCGAGGTGCTGGTCGATCACAACGGCCCGACCGCCGTGATCGGCTTCAACCCGTACTCGCATGCCTGGTTCGCCGACCATCACCCGCAGATCCTGCGCGGCCTGGACAGCTACGGCTGGAACGACGAGGGCGCCCGCAAACTCGCCCCCGAAATGCGCAAGTCGCTGGCGGCGCTGGAGCAGGTCGAGATCGCGCGGCCTGATTTCCTGGCCCTGGGCCTGGACATGTTGCCCAGCCCGCGCGCCGACCTATATCGCGCCAAGGGCATGCCGATCGTCGCCTGGACGGTCCGCTCGCCCGACCAGTGGGAAGGCGTGCGCGACCATTGCGACAACCTGATCTTCGAGGGCTTCACGGCGTGA
- a CDS encoding J domain-containing protein: MLYLLLGAAILVFLLWPRGRTLLKGDGWRVGAGAASIAAFAAAAYATIRGSWGTGIVLGVIALWSVTEARRRPVIRREMVQPPKPELSLSEARAILGVGPEATLAEVKAAYTRLIQLAHPDKGGTQGLAAQLNAARDRLIKRRS, from the coding sequence ATGCTGTACCTGCTGCTGGGCGCGGCCATCCTCGTCTTCCTGCTGTGGCCTCGTGGCCGAACCCTGCTGAAGGGCGACGGCTGGCGGGTAGGGGCGGGGGCGGCCTCGATCGCCGCCTTCGCGGCGGCGGCCTACGCCACGATCCGCGGATCGTGGGGCACGGGGATCGTGCTGGGCGTCATCGCGCTGTGGAGCGTCACCGAGGCGCGCCGCCGTCCAGTCATCCGCCGCGAGATGGTCCAGCCGCCCAAGCCGGAACTCAGCCTATCGGAAGCTCGCGCCATCCTGGGCGTTGGCCCCGAGGCCACCCTGGCCGAGGTCAAGGCGGCCTATACGCGCCTGATCCAGCTGGCCCATCCCGACAAGGGCGGCACGCAAGGGCTGGCCGCCCAGCTCAACGCCGCGCGCGATCGTTTGATCAAGCGGCGCAGCTGA
- a CDS encoding DUF4287 domain-containing protein: MAETKPQGLTEQQQKWFASVQANLERETGKTLEEWVEIVRRECKETRPKARTDWLKATYGVGQNRAATILSVAFPSDMGWDDADGLRKALWTDPASTAILEAVEAAVAEFDGLVTGQRKAFTAWSRKAQFAALKPAKGGQAVLGLAVATDASPRLSEPRNEGWSDRLKAKLVLTAAADVDDEVRALLRAAWERS, translated from the coding sequence ATGGCCGAGACCAAACCCCAAGGCCTGACCGAGCAGCAGCAGAAGTGGTTCGCCTCGGTCCAGGCCAACCTGGAGCGCGAGACCGGCAAGACCCTGGAGGAATGGGTCGAGATCGTCCGCCGCGAGTGCAAGGAGACCAGGCCCAAGGCGCGCACCGACTGGCTGAAGGCGACCTATGGCGTCGGCCAGAACCGCGCCGCCACGATCCTCTCGGTCGCCTTCCCGTCCGACATGGGCTGGGACGACGCCGATGGCCTGCGCAAGGCGCTGTGGACCGATCCGGCCTCGACGGCGATCCTGGAAGCGGTCGAGGCGGCCGTCGCCGAGTTCGACGGCCTGGTCACCGGCCAGCGCAAGGCCTTCACGGCCTGGTCCCGCAAAGCGCAGTTCGCGGCCCTGAAGCCGGCCAAGGGCGGTCAGGCGGTGCTGGGCCTGGCGGTGGCGACGGACGCCTCCCCTCGGCTCTCCGAGCCCAGGAACGAGGGCTGGTCCGATCGCCTAAAGGCCAAGCTGGTTCTGACCGCCGCGGCCGATGTGGACGATGAGGTCAGGGCGCTGCTCAGGGCCGCTTGGGAGCGCTCGTAG